A single region of the Chryseobacterium culicis genome encodes:
- a CDS encoding ABC transporter permease — protein sequence MNIIFKKDTWQEIYYSLRNNKLRTFLTMIGVGWGMFLYVSLLGAAKGMENGFDKLFSGFATNSIFLWAQKTSIPYEGFPKGREVHLNLNDMEMLKRKVTAIDYISPQNARGSFTGTPGESMSRNGKNGTYSLTGDYSVGNKISEKKLIFGRYINDADVSGNKNVVVIGEEIYKNFFDAKKKENPIGKSINIKGLFFNVIGVFRVKKGGGFENDQTAFIPLSTYTKMYNAGDQIDLFAIVSKPNANVNSVEEDVKQVLKTKNKVSPEDTNAFGSFNLGKEFKKLTGFLTGMQLLTIIVGTLTILAGVIAISNILLITVKERTKEIGIRRALGAKPAEVRNQILLESVVITLSSGLLGFMFGIFVLMILNAVTQGQDSFPFYNPTVNYGNVFAAMAVMVILGLIIGMIPAQRAVKIRPIEALRTE from the coding sequence GTGAATATCATATTTAAAAAAGATACTTGGCAGGAGATCTATTATTCATTGAGGAATAATAAACTCCGAACATTTCTTACCATGATCGGCGTAGGATGGGGAATGTTTTTGTATGTAAGCCTTCTTGGAGCAGCAAAAGGAATGGAGAATGGTTTTGATAAATTATTTTCCGGTTTTGCCACCAACTCAATATTTCTTTGGGCACAGAAAACCTCTATTCCTTATGAAGGATTTCCTAAAGGACGGGAAGTTCACCTGAACTTGAACGACATGGAAATGCTGAAAAGAAAAGTGACAGCAATAGACTATATATCACCACAAAATGCAAGAGGAAGCTTTACGGGAACACCGGGAGAATCTATGTCCAGAAACGGAAAGAACGGAACCTATTCGCTTACCGGAGACTACTCTGTAGGAAATAAAATTTCAGAAAAGAAGCTGATCTTCGGACGCTATATCAATGATGCCGATGTTTCAGGAAATAAAAATGTAGTAGTGATCGGAGAAGAAATTTATAAAAACTTCTTTGATGCCAAGAAAAAAGAAAATCCCATTGGGAAATCAATCAATATTAAAGGGTTATTCTTTAATGTAATTGGAGTTTTCAGAGTGAAAAAAGGAGGAGGATTTGAAAATGACCAAACGGCTTTCATTCCACTTTCTACCTATACAAAAATGTATAATGCAGGAGATCAGATTGACTTGTTTGCTATTGTCAGTAAGCCCAATGCCAATGTGAACTCTGTAGAAGAAGATGTAAAGCAGGTTTTAAAAACAAAAAATAAAGTTTCACCTGAAGATACCAATGCTTTCGGAAGTTTCAACCTTGGAAAAGAGTTTAAAAAACTGACAGGTTTTCTTACGGGAATGCAGTTGTTAACAATTATCGTGGGGACACTTACCATTTTGGCGGGAGTAATTGCCATTTCGAATATCCTGTTGATTACCGTAAAAGAAAGAACCAAAGAAATCGGGATCAGAAGAGCATTAGGAGCGAAACCGGCAGAAGTAAGAAATCAGATTTTGCTGGAAAGTGTGGTCATCACACTCTCCTCGGGATTATTAGGTTTTATGTTTGGGATTTTTGTGCTGATGATTCTTAATGCAGTTACCCAGGGACAGGATTCATTTCCTTTCTATAATCCGACAGTCAACTATGGGAATGTATTTGCTGCGATGGCTGTAATGGTGATTCTGGGACTGATAATCGGGATGATTCCTGCACAGAGAGCTGTAAAAATCAGACCTATTGAAGCATTAAGAACAGAGTAA
- a CDS encoding efflux RND transporter periplasmic adaptor subunit produces MKKKFTWKKAIYIVLGLLFAVALFSGLGYLIKSNSKEGEEFLTRKPTVQNMDDKVMATGKIVPKEEIEIKPNIAGIIDKILVKEGDKVEVGQLIATVKIVPSISEVNASQQEVQNAQIQISNAQMNVGNMQKQFEMQERLYKQGVASKQEYLNAQQQLFSQQQTLKNAQQQLNTAQKRLQIAKTGATPELKGQGLATTEIRSKASGTVLEVPVKAGSQVIEANNFNAGTTICSVADLNVLIFKGEIDEAQAGKLSEGMDMNIVIGALQNKTFPGKLTMIAPKGKDNAGTIKFPVEGNVTNPNNEYIRAGFSANGEIVLSSQKNALLLDESLVQYEKKQGKDVAFVEVKQKDGKFKKVYLKLGASDGINVQILPGSNITKETEIKVWNPSDKDKEELKEKANKK; encoded by the coding sequence ATGAAAAAGAAATTCACCTGGAAAAAAGCCATTTATATTGTGTTGGGGCTTTTATTTGCAGTGGCATTGTTCTCGGGGCTTGGCTATCTTATAAAATCAAACTCTAAAGAAGGTGAGGAGTTCCTTACCCGTAAACCTACTGTCCAGAATATGGATGATAAGGTAATGGCGACAGGAAAAATTGTTCCCAAAGAAGAAATTGAAATTAAACCCAATATTGCAGGGATTATAGATAAAATCTTAGTAAAAGAAGGAGATAAAGTAGAAGTAGGACAGTTGATTGCTACCGTTAAAATCGTTCCAAGCATCTCTGAAGTAAACGCATCTCAGCAGGAAGTTCAGAATGCGCAGATTCAGATCAGCAATGCTCAGATGAATGTAGGAAATATGCAGAAGCAGTTTGAAATGCAGGAAAGACTATACAAGCAGGGAGTAGCCTCTAAACAGGAGTATCTGAACGCTCAGCAGCAGTTGTTTTCTCAACAACAAACTTTGAAAAATGCTCAACAGCAATTGAATACTGCTCAAAAAAGATTACAGATCGCTAAGACAGGAGCAACTCCTGAACTTAAAGGGCAGGGATTAGCAACTACTGAGATCCGTTCCAAAGCTTCAGGTACTGTACTTGAAGTTCCGGTAAAAGCAGGAAGCCAGGTAATTGAAGCCAATAACTTTAACGCTGGTACTACAATCTGTTCCGTAGCAGATCTGAATGTTCTGATCTTTAAAGGTGAAATTGATGAAGCACAAGCTGGAAAACTGAGTGAGGGAATGGATATGAACATCGTAATCGGTGCTCTGCAAAACAAAACTTTCCCTGGAAAACTGACCATGATTGCTCCTAAAGGAAAAGATAATGCAGGAACAATCAAATTTCCGGTAGAAGGGAACGTAACTAATCCTAATAATGAGTATATTAGAGCAGGTTTTTCTGCAAACGGTGAAATTGTTTTAAGTTCTCAGAAAAATGCTTTATTATTGGATGAGTCTTTAGTTCAGTATGAAAAGAAACAAGGAAAAGATGTAGCTTTCGTAGAAGTAAAACAAAAAGATGGGAAATTCAAGAAAGTATATTTGAAATTGGGAGCAAGTGACGGTATCAACGTTCAGATTCTTCCAGGATCAAATATCACAAAAGAAACTGAAATAAAAGTTTGGAATCCGTCTGATAAAGACAAAGAAGAACTAAAAGAAAAAGCGAATAAAAAATAA